The Rana temporaria chromosome 13, aRanTem1.1, whole genome shotgun sequence genome has a window encoding:
- the LOC120920080 gene encoding olfactory receptor 5V1-like translates to MVKEFILLAFSDLGQLQILLFVTILLSYLICVTGNISIIILIITDPLLHNPMYTFIGTFAFLEIMFVTVTIPKLLDNLISGKKSISFLGCFTQLYFFNGLGITECYLLAVMAFDRDLAINNPFHYLSIMSKKFCFKLAVAPWIVGLSISFVTTFCTACLNYCGSNQINNFVCDAAPLQDLSCSDPLISKLAILVAAVLAVVIPFFIIIGFYIHIINTILKIKSSAGKKKAFSTCSSHLTVVSLYYGTAMIVYITPIGTQMDKFLALVYTVLTPMLNPFIYTLRNKDVKSAINKSKSLLTGLLTVSALR, encoded by the coding sequence ATGGTGAAAGAATTTATCCTATTGGCATTTTCTGACTTAGGACAATTGCAGATATTACTGTTTGTCACCATTTTGCTGTCATACTTGATCTGTGTTACTGGAAATATTTCTATTATCATTTTAATTATAACTGATCCTTTACTTCATAACCCAATGTATACATTTATAGGCACCTTTGCATTCCTGGAAATTATGTTCGTAACAGTTACAATACCTAAGCTTCTGGATAACTTAATTTCAGGAAAAAAGAGTATTTCTTTTCTAGGATGTTTCACACAGTTATATTTCTTTAACGGATTAGGGATAACTGAATGCTACCTCTTGGCAGTAATGGCCTTTGATCGGGATTTAGCTATTAACAATCCCTTTCATTATTTATCTATCATGAGTAAGAAGTTTTGTTTTAAACTAGCTGTGGCACCATGGATTGTTGGGCTTTCTATTTCTTTTGTGACTACATTTTGTACAGCTTGTCTAAATTATTGTGGTTCAAACCAGATCAACAATTTTGTATGTGATGCAGCCCCGCTTCAAGATTTGTCTTGCTCTGATCCTTTAATCAGCAAACTGGCTATACTAGTAGCGGCTGTCTTAGCTGTAGTCATCCCATTTTTTATCATTATAGGTTTCTATATTCATATTATTAACACTATCTTAAAAATTAAAAGTTCTGCTGGAAAGAAAAAAGCATTCTCTACCTGCTCCTCTCATCTTACTGTGGTCAGCCTGTACTATGGTACAGCTATGATTGTATATATTACACCCATTGGCACCCAAATGGACAAATTCCTAGCTCTTGTATACACTGTCCTAACTCCAATGTTAAATCCATTTATTTACACTTTGAGAAACAAGGATGTTAAGTCAGCAATAAACAAATCTAAATCTTTATTAACTGGCTTACTGACTGTTTCTgctttgcgttaa